In Lycium ferocissimum isolate CSIRO_LF1 chromosome 7, AGI_CSIRO_Lferr_CH_V1, whole genome shotgun sequence, the sequence TTACATTCTAACTGGTGCATAACTTAACAAAGAAGACGGTACTGAAGCAGGATCAAGCTCCCAGCAGCCTCTCAAAACCCCTCCTTTTTCCCCACTCAGCTGAAATGCTGGGATCTGATGAGAGAATATCCCGAActcatctttttttatttctagaaaagcAGGAGGCGATCTTTCTTTTTGTGGAGACCTAAAGACTGACTTGAAACCACGCACACGCACCATGAATGAAACTTCTATCCGGTCTTTTGTATTTGCGAAGACCTCGACTATCTCATACTCAAACTTGTCTGGATCCAAACCTGATTTTTTCCAGTTCTTGTACAGTGCCCAGATCTCTCCATCTCTTGGATAGATCTCAAACCTGTTCCTATTAATACATACTGCTTTCACCGCATGGGAGAATGAACTGGAAGCATAGACTTGATATTCTTCATTCACTTTGAACGTTCCACAAGCCGACTGAGCAGCATTATGGGGCCCTGCACATGCTTCAAGAGGGGCTACATGCAATTTGAATGGGACAGGAACAATCTTCTTAATCAGAGCGTAAGTCCTTGGCAATGTACTATTTTGACCATAAAGAGCCCATACCTGATGTACTTGAAACTTTCCCATACATCTGTCCTCcttaaaatcacaaaatatttcTTCAAAACCTTTATCATCTGAAAAAGATGATGGGTTTTTGGAGCCTCCAAAGGAGTTGCTGACACCAAATCTCTTTGTTCGTGAATGCAACTCTCTATCAGGATAATCATACCCCTCTGGGAGATTACTATCAGGAACTGTATCTGGTTCTAAAACAGAATCAGCTAGAAGTTCAACTATTTTTGCACCACCCGCGGGTGGTCTAGCCTGTTTGTTAGCTGTCCAAATTTTGGACTTGTTATTCTGCATATCGCCTTCATGAAGGCCCATCCCATTTTGATTTATCCTTTCCGCGGAATTACTGCACGACCTAGTTACACCAGCATGCTTTTGATCATCCCCACCAACAGCTTCTTTCAGCTGAGGTTTACTTTCTCCAGCTGACTGGAGAGCCGATGCTCTTTTCAGAGGTTTACTATCTGCAGCTGATCGGTTAGACCATGCCTTCTTCAGAGGGCTTGCCAAATCATTCACATCAACTATAACACCTTTGTTGTTTGAAACATGCTGCCAATGCTGAGATGATCTCCTAGCGTCATAGCCATCAAGTCCAGTACCTTGTCCAGCAGGTGGATTGTTTCTGTTCTCAACTCCCACATCATTTGTCTCGACTCTGACTGAAGTATCATCGCTTACACTCGATTCAACTGTCTGCTTCCAACTCCTTTTCCTGCTTTCGCCATCTACCTTTGGCATTGCAGCTCCTTCTCTCATACCACCCATTAGGTTTTCGTACTTTTCATCCTTCTGTTTCGTCCTTATATCCACAAACACTGGAGCAATCTTTCCTCTGCATATCTCTGGACTCTGTGGGGATCCTATTTGGGTAGGTGGAAAGCCAGCACTGCTTGCAGTCATTTTCGAGGTTCCTTGTTTAGGAAGCTCTTTCTGCTCAAAAGGACTCTTGACATTAGATTGGTTAGGAAGCACCTTCTGACCCCCAGGCTGACTTTGTTTGGGTCTCTCAGCGGCACCTTGAGAACCTAGATCATATGCAATAAAAGTCTTCAAGCATATCTTGCAGCGTAGAGCACGGTTGACATAATTACTGTAATACTGGAACCTAATTTTGCAAGTGTGTGAAACTTTGTCCAGAATGTTTCCTGCATTGCAGAGGAAGTTGCTTGTGTAGATTGATGGGGATTTAGATTACTGATCTGACCATTTGAGCCATTTTGAATGTTGTTTTGCCTGACAAATGGATTTCCATTAACCTAATGAGGTGGTTGCTTTGCTACAGCAACTTTGGATAATACTCCACACTTATTATCATTCTCATCATCAACCTTTTTCGCGCCTCCTGATGTCTGTCTAGAATAAGGCTTCTTCTCCAAACTTGACGCATAAATATCAACAAAACCATCATTATATTGAAAGAGAGCATTGACATCATTTTGGTCTTTCAGGTCTATCAATTGGGAATTAAACTTTGCAGTAAATTGCAATCTCTTATCTGAAGGATTAATAATGCCTAATCGGTCAAAAACTGCCTTCACAAAATCATTATACTCTATGCCTATCTTCATAGTAACCTGACGGGTAATACCTCCCACATACGAAGTGGATCCATCAGGAAGCACCTTTTTCTTCCAGCCCCAATGACAATAACAAAACAGTGTTTTATCTTCAGTTGCCATCATGAAGTAGTGTACCTTAATAGGCTCAAAAGCTAACAATCTTCAAAACTTCTCTTCTTCCTTCGCTTTTTCCTGAGAAAGGTAACAGTctcgaaaaattaaaaacctgatcaagaaataaaatgaatttaaaGGAAGCTACAAAATCAagtatgaatatatacataagaaatgGCATAAACGTATGAGGATTAACCAAGCCTCTTAATAAAAGCATTTGTTTCTTTAAGTAAATACATCTCAAGCTTCATGATCCTAGAGGAAACCAAATTCTAATTAAAGGATAGGAATCTAACATCAGCTAATCAACAAAATTTTTGGCTGTAGGAAGAAAAGCGTTATCTAAATGGGAGTCAGCAAAAACAGTAACCCGCCTTGGCAGGTTAAAAGACATAGGATTTCATCAATTGCAATAGGGTGTCAAAAGAGAATTCCCAACCAATCTCAATAGTTTAAAACTACAACCAAGAAACAGAAAATTCCATAATGGGTTTATAGGAAATCTTATGCATAAAATAACATGAGAATATTAGATATTTTTGCTGTGAAGAAATGATATTAGCAATGAAGGGAAATTCATCAAATGCAAAGGGTCAAGACATTATCCCCACAAAAGCAAAGGTTTCAAAATTTAACCAAtaagaaattttcaaaatggACTGAAAGAGTAAGTTTACCACATGACAATTTTCATGGTAAAGTTAGATACTTTTGTTTGTTACATTAGCAAAGAAGACAAGCAATTTACACAACAGAATACCATCAAATGCAAAAGACAGAAACCCCAACAAAGGAAAAAGTTTCAAAGTTGAAGCAAGAGTCagtatttttctaaattaagTTCGAATTTGCAAGAGAAtacctttttttccttctttttaatttcttttgtaaaCTTATACTTCCAAAATAGCTCATTGTACGAGTAAAAGTTGCATCAATCTACTAGATACACAATTCCCCAATGACTTTATCATCAAACAAATACATGGCGGAGCCAGGATCCATATTAAGGGGTgtcaaaaattataaatatttttgctaCCCAGGATCAAACACTCAACCTTAGGGAACATTTGCAACCTCCAAACCACTGGACTAAACCTTTAGCTTGTGTCAAGGGGTGTCAACATtagtatacataccttataaacTAAAATTTCACCTATCTATACAATGTGATTTTCCGGCAAAGGGTATCGCTTGACACCCCTCAGGCAAGGGTAGCTCCGCCCCTGTACATGATACCCTGTTGCACTACAACTCTACATACTCATATACCTGTGACttgtgaaaatttgaaaatataaggttaattttttattgattCGTAAGtcgacactctttttgaacaaaaaaataaaagctaaatgtactttttaaaaaaaaaaaaactggatgGAGTACTTCGAGCTGCAGACAGTTAAACAATGCTTTTGAAACTGAAACCCCCTTTTTCTTTATGTGAAAATACTGTGTGGTTTCTTTAAATATATGTACTTCATATTTTGacagcaaataaaaaaaatcaatcattTGGCCATGAATCTTAAAAGTTACAAAATACTAGTACTAGCTGCCTGACATTCTCATTACATGTAAATACTAGTTTGGGTTTCTTCTTGGCGGAAGAAATATGCAACAATCACGACTTGTATCATTGGGTGTCAGGAATTTTTAAGATAGATTCTCTTTGCCAACGAACTAGATGTCCTCTAGGAAACTATTCCCTTCGTCAACAACCTAGATATCCTAATGGTGTATTTATACATTATAATATAACAATTAAAGTTTATGAGGAGGACAAGCTAATGGTTAACAAGCTAATTAGCACATCTTATATGTAGACCCGACCAATAGCTATTTTCAACATCTTTGTGGCTATTGCTTTGATAAATGTTTGCTATActcctccgtccatttttacttgttcatgttTGAAGGGTATTCCTCCGGTTTgttttacttgtcatttttttgtACGCCCATTAAGCTAATATTAACTAACGGGtgatttgactaaattatccttatttattcTTTGTTCTCAATCAATACTACTGTTTTTTCCACCACATTTATTGAGTAAGGGTAGAGGTGGAAACTAATAGTTAACTGTATCTTGGTTTTCTAAAATGACAACTATTTTGGACCATCTATATTTAATAAGGACGATAAGTAAAGCagaccggagggagtaattaaaaaatgataagtttactatatatatatatatatatgtgtgtgtgtgtgtgtgtgtgtgtgtgtgtgtgtgtgtgtgtctatatatatagtacattCAATATTTTGGGAAATGCATCGaaaaatgattatgattaataataagggtaaattagaactaagtgataaattatgtctttattttgcAAACTGGATAACTAAAAGTGTACATCTATTTTAATCTAGTGGATACGTAAATAAAAGTGGGCACACGGAGTAATAA encodes:
- the LOC132061980 gene encoding uncharacterized protein LOC132061980; the encoded protein is MEIHLSGNILDKVSHTCKIRFQYYSNYVNRALRCKICLKTFIAYDLGSQGAAERPKQSQPGGQKVLPNQSNVKSPFEQKELPKQGTSKMTASSAGFPPTQIGSPQSPEICRGKIAPVFVDIRTKQKDEKYENLMGGMREGAAMPKVDGESRKRSWKQTVESSVSDDTSVRVETNDVGVENRNNPPAGQGTGLDGYDARRSSQHWQHVSNNKGVIVDVNDLASPLKKAWSNRSAADSKPLKRASALQSAGESKPQLKEAVGGDDQKHAGVTRSCSNSAERINQNGMGLHEGDMQNNKSKIWTANKQARPPAGGAKIVELLADSVLEPDTVPDSNLPEGYDYPDRELHSRTKRFGVSNSFGGSKNPSSFSDDKGFEEIFCDFKEDRCMGKFQVHQVWALYGQNSTLPRTYALIKKIVPVPFKLHVAPLEACAGPHNAAQSACGTFKVNEEYQVYASSSFSHAVKAVCINRNRFEIYPRDGEIWALYKNWKKSGLDPDKFEYEIVEVFANTKDRIEVSFMVRVRGFKSVFRSPQKERSPPAFLEIKKDEFGIFSHQIPAFQLSGEKGGVLRGCWELDPASVPSSLLSYAPVRM